The following proteins come from a genomic window of Kitasatospora sp. NBC_01246:
- a CDS encoding HAD family hydrolase, with translation MPATPDVPLTVGFDLDMTLLDTRPGIRATYLALAAETGAHIDADLVVTRLGPPLLDELRNWFPAERVQAVADRYRVLYRDLAFAPTVALPGAHAAIDAVRAHGGRVVVITGKYEPNARLHLEHAGLHADALVGDLWAETKGVALREHGASVYVGDHLGDIRGAKHADAVAVGVATGPYGAEDLLAAGADVVLADLTGFPEWLAGHLAARPVG, from the coding sequence ATGCCTGCGACCCCGGACGTCCCGCTCACCGTCGGCTTCGACCTCGACATGACCCTGCTGGACACCCGGCCCGGTATCCGGGCCACCTATCTGGCGCTCGCGGCGGAGACCGGCGCGCACATCGACGCCGACCTCGTGGTCACCCGGCTCGGCCCGCCGCTGCTGGACGAACTGCGCAACTGGTTCCCGGCCGAGCGGGTGCAGGCGGTCGCCGACCGCTACCGCGTGCTGTACCGGGACCTCGCCTTCGCCCCGACCGTCGCCCTGCCCGGCGCGCACGCCGCGATCGACGCGGTGCGCGCGCACGGCGGCCGGGTCGTGGTGATCACCGGCAAGTACGAGCCGAACGCCCGGCTGCACCTGGAGCACGCCGGGCTGCACGCGGACGCGCTGGTGGGGGACCTCTGGGCGGAGACCAAGGGCGTCGCGCTGCGCGAGCACGGCGCCTCGGTGTACGTCGGCGACCACCTCGGCGACATCCGGGGGGCCAAGCACGCGGACGCCGTGGCGGTCGGCGTGGCGACCGGGCCGTACGGCGCCGAGGACCTGCTGGCGGCGGGCGCGGACGTGGTGCTGGCCGACCTCACCGGCTTCCCCGAGTGGCTGGCCGGCCACCTGGCCGCGCGGCCGGTCGGCTAG